In Aggregatibacter sp. 2125159857, one DNA window encodes the following:
- a CDS encoding Fic family protein has product MNEKYIWQQKNWTTWNYDLTALLPLLNQAHYQQGRLFGRLWDIGFEELAQLGLQSLTHSIVKSSEIEGEWLNPQSVRSSLARRLGVEIGGLLPVDRAVEGIVEMTLDATTNVDTPLTLERLFAWHAALFPTGYSGMSKINVAALRDDKQGAMQVISGNIGKQKIHFEAPPAETLDVEMQRFLAWINREEKGDPFIKVAIAHLWFLTLHPFEDGNGRIARAIADFLLAKTEKNAPRFYSLSAQIQKVRSDYYEILENTQKGFTNITTWIAWFIQNMIEAMHATQETLDQVLAKHRYWQKWRKFDLNERQRKVLNRLLDDFEGNLTNKKYAALTKVSRDTALRDLTDLVAKNILRASGGGRSLYYEIVP; this is encoded by the coding sequence ATGAATGAGAAATATATTTGGCAACAGAAAAATTGGACAACATGGAATTATGATTTAACCGCATTACTGCCTTTGCTCAATCAAGCGCACTATCAGCAAGGACGACTATTTGGTCGTTTATGGGATATTGGCTTTGAGGAATTGGCACAACTGGGTCTGCAATCGCTGACGCATAGCATCGTCAAAAGCAGTGAAATTGAAGGGGAATGGCTGAATCCTCAATCAGTGCGTTCTTCCCTTGCGCGTCGTCTTGGCGTTGAAATCGGCGGTTTATTGCCAGTGGATCGAGCCGTTGAAGGCATCGTCGAAATGACCCTCGATGCTACGACCAATGTAGATACACCCTTGACATTAGAACGCTTATTTGCATGGCACGCTGCGCTTTTTCCGACCGGTTATAGCGGAATGTCGAAAATTAACGTTGCGGCATTGCGCGATGACAAACAGGGCGCAATGCAGGTGATTTCCGGCAACATTGGAAAGCAAAAAATCCATTTTGAAGCCCCACCGGCAGAAACACTAGACGTTGAAATGCAACGTTTTTTAGCTTGGATTAATCGCGAAGAAAAAGGTGATCCCTTTATTAAAGTGGCGATTGCCCATTTGTGGTTTTTGACGTTACATCCTTTTGAAGATGGCAATGGACGTATTGCCCGTGCGATTGCGGATTTTTTACTGGCAAAAACAGAAAAAAACGCTCCGCGTTTTTATAGTCTTTCCGCACAAATTCAAAAAGTGCGGTCGGATTATTATGAGATTTTAGAAAATACGCAAAAAGGCTTCACAAATATAACAACGTGGATTGCATGGTTCATTCAAAATATGATTGAGGCAATGCATGCTACCCAAGAGACCTTAGATCAGGTGTTAGCCAAACATCGTTATTGGCAAAAATGGCGAAAATTCGATTTAAACGAACGACAACGCAAGGTATTAAATCGTTTATTGGATGATTTTGAAGGCAATTTAACCAATAAAAAATATGCCGCATTAACGAAAGTTTCGCGCGATACGGCACTGCGCGATCTCACGGATTTAGTTGCAAAAAACATTTTGCGTGCAAGTGGCGGCGGACGAAGCCTGTATTACGAAATCGTGCCGTAG
- a CDS encoding restriction endonuclease subunit S, with product MSDWQMVTLEGVTESINTGLDAIRRAPIVEHKTNLRCLRIQDISQNKSFDKWGYTEVKDTDFKKFQLVPNDIIMARTCSTGICYLVKEELPAVFNNGLARIRLKIEKVDPQFIYYVFKSKHFSGYIDGISGGTSVQLNMKIGDLSKYQFKLPPLSEQKEIARILSDLDKKIELNTQINQTLEQIAQALFKSWFVDFDPVRAKVQALSDGLSLEQAELAAMQTISGKTSEELTTLSQTQPERYAELAETAKAFPCEMVVVDGVEVPKGWEVKPFGSLLENTIGGDWGKEEEDEKHTENVFIFRGTDLPNIQTNEFDAIPKRYITKNKLKSRKAKYGDIIIEVSGGSKNQPTGRSLLITKNLLCNFDLPVIPASFCRLFTPINEKIAVLLACHLKMIYTQGKTWEYQLQSTGISNFQTKNFLENELIVIPDENIFNTFYEKVGVIFEKMTSNENMLLSKTRELLLPRLLNGDFCAHV from the coding sequence ATGAGTGATTGGCAAATGGTAACATTAGAAGGTGTAACAGAAAGTATTAATACAGGATTAGATGCTATTCGTAGAGCTCCGATTGTTGAACATAAAACAAATTTACGTTGCTTGAGAATACAAGATATTTCTCAAAATAAGTCATTTGATAAATGGGGATATACTGAGGTTAAAGATACAGACTTCAAAAAATTTCAGCTTGTTCCTAACGATATTATTATGGCAAGAACTTGTTCTACAGGTATTTGCTATCTAGTAAAAGAAGAATTACCTGCCGTTTTTAATAATGGCTTAGCAAGAATACGTTTGAAAATAGAAAAAGTTGATCCGCAATTTATTTATTATGTTTTCAAGTCAAAACATTTTAGCGGTTATATTGATGGAATATCTGGTGGTACATCTGTTCAATTAAATATGAAAATTGGTGATTTATCGAAATACCAATTTAAGTTACCTCCACTTTCAGAACAAAAAGAAATTGCTAGAATTTTATCTGATTTAGATAAAAAAATAGAACTCAATACTCAAATCAACCAAACCTTGGAACAAATCGCCCAAGCCCTGTTTAAAAGCTGGTTTGTCGATTTCGATCCTGTGCGTGCCAAAGTCCAAGCGCTTTCAGACGGCCTTAGCCTTGAACAAGCAGAACTGGCAGCCATGCAGACAATCAGCGGAAAAACATCCGAAGAATTGACCACACTTTCACAAACACAGCCTGAACGCTACGCCGAATTAGCCGAAACCGCCAAAGCGTTTCCGTGTGAGATGGTGGTAGTTGATGGGGTGGAGGTGCCGAAGGGGTGGGAGGTTAAGCCTTTTGGTTCTCTTTTAGAAAATACAATCGGAGGGGATTGGGGTAAAGAGGAAGAAGACGAAAAACATACGGAAAATGTTTTTATCTTTAGAGGAACAGATCTTCCTAATATTCAAACAAATGAATTTGACGCAATCCCTAAACGATATATTACAAAAAATAAATTGAAAAGCCGTAAGGCAAAATATGGCGATATTATTATTGAAGTCTCAGGAGGAAGTAAAAACCAACCAACAGGGCGGTCATTGTTAATTACAAAAAATTTACTTTGTAACTTTGATCTTCCAGTTATTCCTGCTAGCTTTTGTAGATTATTTACACCAATCAATGAAAAAATTGCTGTATTGCTGGCTTGTCATTTAAAAATGATTTATACACAAGGAAAAACTTGGGAATATCAATTACAAAGTACAGGGATTAGCAATTTCCAAACAAAAAATTTTCTTGAAAATGAACTTATTGTTATTCCTGATGAAAATATATTCAATACCTTTTATGAAAAAGTAGGTGTTATCTTTGAAAAAATGACATCAAATGAAAATATGCTTTTAAGTAAAACAAGAGAGTTATTACTGCCTAGATTATTGAATGGAGATTTTTGTGCTCATGTGTAA
- the rsxA gene encoding electron transport complex subunit RsxA gives MTHYILLIIGTALINNFVLVKFLGLCPFMGVSKKIETAIGMGLATTFVLTVAALCSYLVDNYILAPLNATFLRTLVFILVIAVVVQFTEMAIHKTSPTLYRLLGIFLPLITTNCAVLGVALLNVNLAHNLTESVAYGFGASAGFALVLVLFAALRERLVAADVPMPFRGASIALITAGLMSLAFMGFTGLVKL, from the coding sequence ATGACACATTACATTCTACTGATCATCGGCACGGCATTGATTAATAACTTCGTGCTGGTCAAATTTCTCGGACTCTGCCCTTTTATGGGTGTCTCAAAAAAAATTGAAACCGCTATCGGCATGGGCTTGGCAACAACCTTTGTGCTGACAGTGGCGGCGCTTTGCTCCTATTTAGTGGATAATTATATTCTCGCGCCATTAAACGCAACATTTTTACGTACACTCGTTTTTATTTTAGTCATCGCCGTAGTGGTGCAATTTACTGAAATGGCGATTCACAAAACCAGCCCAACTTTATATCGTTTACTGGGCATTTTCCTGCCGCTTATTACCACCAACTGTGCCGTGCTTGGCGTGGCGTTGTTAAACGTGAATCTTGCGCATAATTTAACGGAATCGGTGGCTTACGGCTTTGGTGCCTCTGCCGGTTTTGCCTTAGTTTTAGTCTTATTTGCCGCATTGCGTGAACGCTTGGTTGCCGCTGATGTGCCGATGCCATTTCGTGGTGCCTCTATCGCCTTGATTACGGCAGGCTTAATGTCTCTCGCCTTCATGGGCTTTACCGGATTGGTGAAACTATAA
- a CDS encoding FRG domain-containing protein, producing MCKVTNIDKINIINISNVDSIEDYILEKYDNNQEGFHSIKIETMEQLKVLINSIYNDSLKIPFIFRGQRNSNWKITSTLEREITSVFTPTSEDYNKIAKAHLANVKKLIRGKANVQFLLLNDSPENDEELWAIGQHYNLKTPLVDWTKFFQCSILCIS from the coding sequence ATGTGTAAAGTAACTAATATTGATAAAATTAATATCATTAATATATCAAATGTAGATTCAATAGAAGATTATATATTAGAAAAATACGATAACAACCAAGAAGGATTTCATTCAATCAAAATAGAAACAATGGAACAACTAAAAGTTTTAATTAATAGCATATATAATGACTCTCTAAAAATACCCTTTATTTTCAGAGGGCAACGAAATTCAAACTGGAAAATAACAAGCACATTGGAAAGAGAAATTACATCAGTATTTACACCTACAAGTGAAGATTATAATAAGATTGCAAAAGCACATTTAGCTAACGTTAAAAAATTGATAAGAGGAAAGGCTAACGTTCAATTCCTTCTTCTTAATGATTCTCCTGAAAATGATGAAGAACTTTGGGCGATTGGTCAACACTATAACTTAAAAACACCTTTAGTGGACTGGACAAAATTTTTTCAATGCTCTATTCTTTGCATTTCATAA
- the rsxB gene encoding electron transport complex subunit RsxB — MATFYYVLIAIVVLALIFGAILGFASVKLKVEADPIVEKIDAILPQSQCGQCGYPGCRPYAEAIANGDVITKCIPGGRPTVIKIAELLGVEPPETDNLAEDPAPKVAFIDENMCIGCTKCIQACPVDAIIGSNKLMHTIIPDLCTGCELCVAPCPTSCISMIKVEKNIDTWDWKFDPNLVIPIVDTTSAEKKIIVGK, encoded by the coding sequence ATGGCGACTTTCTATTATGTTCTCATTGCCATTGTTGTATTGGCGCTGATTTTCGGCGCCATTTTGGGCTTTGCATCCGTAAAACTGAAAGTCGAAGCAGATCCCATTGTCGAAAAAATCGATGCGATTTTACCGCAAAGCCAATGTGGACAATGTGGCTATCCCGGTTGCAGACCCTATGCAGAAGCCATTGCCAACGGAGACGTAATTACGAAATGTATTCCGGGCGGCAGACCCACTGTCATTAAAATCGCCGAATTGCTTGGCGTTGAACCGCCGGAGACCGATAATTTAGCCGAAGATCCTGCGCCGAAAGTCGCCTTTATTGATGAAAATATGTGTATCGGCTGCACCAAATGCATTCAGGCTTGTCCGGTAGATGCCATTATCGGTAGCAATAAACTCATGCACACGATTATTCCTGATTTATGTACCGGTTGCGAGCTTTGTGTTGCGCCCTGCCCGACCAGCTGTATTTCCATGATTAAAGTCGAAAAAAATATTGATACTTGGGATTGGAAATTCGATCCTAATCTAGTGATTCCGATTGTTGATACCACATCGGCAGAGAAGAAAATCATTGTGGGGAAATAA
- the rsxC gene encoding electron transport complex subunit RsxC has translation MADVLTRFNSGKLWEFDGGIHPPDMKSQSNGTPIRTLPLPDDFYVPVKQHAGRAGNLLVKPGDQVLKGQPLTQGDGLQSLPVHAPTSGTVIDIAPYVAPHPSGLTETCVHIQADGLDQWRPQMPIEDFFTQTREQLIEKIYQAGIAGLGGAVFPTAAKIHSAEKQVKLLIINGAECEPYITCDDRLMRDRADEIIEGVRILRYILRPEKVVIAIEDNKLEAVSALEHALHGANDIEIRVIPTKYPSGAAKQLIQVLTGMEVPSGQRSSSIGVLMQNVGTAFAIKRAVLDDEPLIERVVTLTGDKIPNKGNYWARFGTPISHLLRETGYQYDDRFPVFMGGPMMGVILPDLNAPMTKVANCLLAPDHFEYAPPEPEKSCIRCSACSDACPVKLMPQQLYWFARSENHEKSEEYSLKDCIECGVCAYVCPSHIPLIQYFRQEKAKIWEIKHKAKLAEEAKIRFEQRQARLEREEQERKARSQRAAAARREELAQQKGVDPVAAALERLKAKKAESAENTQIEQKTLIDEKGHIQPDNRDIMAQRKARRLARQAEAVASAEPATDQSAVQISDENPADTDPRKAAIAAALARAKAKKAAQQGETVTSAEPATDQSAVQISDENPAEADPRKAAIAAAIARAKAKKVAQQGENVASAEPATVQSAVQISDENTAETDPRKAAIAAAIARAKAKKAAQQGENVASAEPETTQSAVQISDENPADTDPRKAAIAAAIARAKAKKAAQQGENVASAEPATDQSAVQISDENPADTDPRKAAIAAAIARAKAKKAAQQGETVASTEPATAQSAVQISDENPADTDPRKAAIAAAIARAKAKKAAQQAQQNEQH, from the coding sequence ATGGCGGATGTATTAACACGTTTTAACAGTGGCAAACTTTGGGAATTTGACGGTGGTATTCACCCGCCGGATATGAAGTCCCAATCCAACGGCACACCCATTCGCACGCTACCCTTGCCCGATGATTTTTATGTGCCGGTAAAACAACACGCCGGTCGTGCAGGAAACCTGTTGGTAAAACCTGGGGATCAGGTTCTCAAAGGACAACCTCTGACACAAGGCGATGGCTTACAAAGTTTACCTGTTCATGCCCCCACCTCCGGTACAGTGATTGATATCGCGCCTTATGTCGCGCCACATCCATCCGGATTGACAGAAACCTGCGTACATATTCAAGCAGATGGCTTGGATCAATGGCGACCACAAATGCCAATCGAGGATTTTTTCACCCAAACGCGGGAACAGCTCATTGAAAAAATTTATCAAGCAGGCATCGCTGGCTTGGGTGGCGCGGTATTCCCGACAGCCGCCAAAATTCACTCTGCTGAAAAACAGGTCAAACTGCTGATTATTAACGGGGCAGAATGTGAACCCTACATCACCTGCGACGATCGCTTAATGCGCGATCGTGCCGATGAAATCATCGAGGGCGTGCGTATTCTGCGTTATATTTTGCGCCCTGAAAAAGTCGTTATCGCCATAGAAGACAATAAATTAGAAGCAGTCTCCGCCTTAGAACATGCATTACATGGCGCGAATGATATTGAAATCCGTGTTATTCCAACAAAATATCCGTCCGGTGCGGCAAAACAACTCATTCAAGTGCTAACAGGTATGGAAGTGCCAAGCGGACAACGCTCTTCTAGCATTGGCGTGCTCATGCAAAATGTAGGAACCGCCTTTGCCATTAAACGCGCCGTACTTGATGATGAGCCTTTAATCGAGCGCGTTGTTACCCTCACCGGCGATAAAATTCCTAATAAAGGCAATTATTGGGCTCGCTTTGGCACACCGATTTCTCATTTATTGCGTGAAACCGGCTACCAATATGACGACCGTTTCCCAGTCTTCATGGGCGGTCCAATGATGGGTGTCATTCTACCTGATTTAAATGCGCCGATGACCAAAGTGGCAAACTGCTTATTGGCACCGGATCATTTTGAATATGCGCCACCGGAACCGGAAAAAAGCTGTATTCGCTGCTCTGCCTGTTCCGATGCTTGCCCGGTAAAACTGATGCCGCAGCAACTCTATTGGTTTGCCCGCAGTGAAAATCACGAAAAATCGGAAGAATATTCTCTCAAAGACTGTATTGAATGTGGTGTGTGTGCCTATGTTTGCCCAAGCCACATTCCGCTTATTCAATATTTCCGCCAAGAAAAAGCCAAAATTTGGGAAATTAAACATAAAGCAAAATTAGCAGAAGAAGCGAAGATCCGTTTTGAACAACGCCAAGCCCGCCTAGAACGGGAAGAACAAGAACGCAAAGCGCGTTCTCAACGCGCTGCCGCAGCACGCCGTGAGGAATTAGCACAGCAAAAAGGCGTCGATCCGGTCGCCGCTGCCTTAGAACGCTTAAAAGCGAAAAAGGCCGAGTCTGCAGAAAATACGCAAATTGAGCAAAAAACCCTTATTGATGAAAAAGGTCACATTCAGCCTGACAATCGCGACATCATGGCACAACGCAAGGCGCGCCGATTAGCCCGTCAAGCGGAAGCCGTAGCCTCTGCCGAACCCGCAACAGACCAAAGTGCGGTTCAAATTTCAGATGAAAATCCGGCAGACACGGATCCGCGCAAAGCTGCGATTGCTGCCGCGCTCGCACGCGCCAAAGCAAAAAAAGCGGCGCAGCAAGGGGAAACCGTAACCTCTGCCGAACCGGCTACAGACCAAAGTGCGGTTCAAATTTCAGATGAAAATCCGGCAGAAGCGGATCCACGTAAAGCTGCCATTGCGGCTGCGATCGCGCGTGCTAAAGCGAAAAAAGTAGCGCAGCAAGGAGAAAACGTAGCATCTGCCGAACCGGCAACAGTCCAAAGTGCGGTTCAAATTTCAGATGAAAATACAGCGGAAACAGATCCACGCAAAGCTGCCATTGCGGCTGCGATCGCGCGTGCTAAAGCGAAAAAAGCGGCGCAGCAAGGGGAAAACGTAGCCTCTGCCGAACCTGAAACAACCCAAAGTGCGGTTCAAATTTCAGATGAAAATCCGGCAGACACGGATCCGCGCAAAGCTGCCATTGCTGCTGCAATCGCACGTGCTAAAGCGAAAAAAGCCGCTCAGCAAGGGGAAAACGTAGCCTCTGCCGAACCGGCAACAGACCAAAGTGCGGTTCAAATTTCAGATGAAAATCCGGCAGACACGGATCCGCGCAAAGCTGCCATTGCTGCCGCGATCGCACGCGCCAAAGCGAAAAAAGCCGCTCAGCAAGGGGAAACCGTAGCCTCTACCGAACCGGCAACAGCTCAAAGTGCAGTTCAAATTTCAGATGAAAACCCGGCAGACACGGATCCGCGCAAAGCTGCCATTGCCGCCGCGATCGCACGTGCTAAAGCGAAAAAAGCGGCGCAGCAAGCCCAACAAAATGAACAGCATTAA
- a CDS encoding type I restriction endonuclease subunit R: protein MLNENDIEQLTIQRLQSLGWEYRYGKDLPVHEGEFARGDLSGVVFIEQLREAVRKLNPQLPESAVDSVVKSATKTDIGDLVVRNQAFYKLLRDGVRVEYQANGEQKIEMARLVDFEQVKNNRFVAVNQLEIRSRKGGKRIPDIIGFVNSLPLVVFELKNPLRESADLLQAFNQFETYKDEIAELFVYNQALIISDGIAARLGSLSADFQRFTPWKVVDEKNQSARLYFDDELQSLLNGLMKPEDLLDYIRYFVLFERDSNGKTIKKIAAYHQYYGVNEAVDSTLFATSEKGDHRIGVMWHTQGSGKSISMLFYAGKLLAQPELKNPTIVVVTDRNDLDGQLFQTFSSGKDLIKQTPQQVEDSDQLRQLLAQNEVGGVFFTTIQKFALNEEESCFPVLNERSNIIVISDEAHRSQYGFTQKLHKGKFQAGYARHLRDALPNASFIGFTGTPISLEDKDTQDVFGRYVSIYDLQDAVEDGATVPIVYEARQIRLNEKEHDELFKEIDDLLEEEQSPALRLQEKLLGSQARLADLAADFVQHFAKRNEVVDSKAMIVVSSRQICVDLYNEIIKLRPEWHSDNINEGAIKIVMTGSASDAPEMQKHVYSKQEKQTLERRFKDPNDPLKVVIVRDMWLTGFDAPCCNTMYIDKPMQGHNLMQAIARVNRVFRNKSRENGGLIVDYVGIADELKKATRQYTNSQGKGKLTDSVIDVFFKMKEHLEFVRSLFATPVEGKTFDVQAALEKDEPHELLMAIRFAANHILSLDQLPFDGKAHEQHWFDKKEAEPRKKAFLKAAGLVKKGYMLCGALAEVEPYNQEIAFYDAVRAILTKREQNGTGTNERQILLKKLVNQTVYSEGVIDLFDLLEKPQPQISLLSEEFLQTIKNSPTKNLWVSAMERYLASEIKAKSGANLTLQKDFEQRLKEALNQYHNHNLSVVEILDELFKMSQDFQERLALGEKLGLKKEELAFYEALAQNQSARELMGDEVLSKLAKEITDTLKRSVTIDWQYKEGVRAKMRILVKRALQRYKYPPDKQEEAVSYVIKQAEEIAEELAQ from the coding sequence ATGCTCAACGAAAACGACATCGAACAACTCACCATTCAACGCCTACAATCCCTCGGTTGGGAATATCGCTATGGTAAAGACTTGCCTGTTCATGAAGGCGAGTTTGCCCGTGGCGATTTGAGCGGCGTAGTCTTTATTGAGCAACTGCGTGAGGCGGTGCGTAAACTTAATCCGCAACTGCCTGAAAGTGCGGTTGATTCTGTGGTGAAATCCGCGACGAAAACCGATATCGGCGACTTGGTGGTGCGTAATCAGGCGTTTTATAAACTGTTGCGTGATGGCGTGCGGGTGGAATACCAGGCAAACGGTGAGCAAAAAATAGAAATGGCGCGCTTGGTGGATTTTGAGCAGGTGAAGAACAACCGCTTTGTTGCCGTCAATCAGCTGGAAATCCGCAGCCGTAAAGGGGGCAAACGGATTCCCGATATTATCGGCTTTGTCAATAGTCTGCCCTTGGTGGTATTTGAGCTCAAAAATCCGCTGCGTGAATCGGCAGATTTATTGCAGGCATTTAATCAGTTTGAAACCTATAAAGATGAGATTGCCGAGCTGTTTGTTTACAACCAAGCCCTGATTATTTCAGACGGCATTGCCGCACGCTTGGGCTCGCTTTCGGCAGATTTCCAACGCTTTACACCGTGGAAAGTGGTGGATGAAAAAAATCAAAGCGCGCGCTTATATTTTGACGATGAATTGCAAAGCCTGCTCAATGGCTTGATGAAGCCTGAGGATTTATTGGACTATATCCGCTATTTCGTCTTATTTGAGCGGGATTCCAATGGTAAAACCATTAAAAAAATCGCGGCATACCATCAATATTACGGCGTAAATGAAGCGGTCGATTCCACTCTTTTTGCGACTTCGGAAAAAGGCGACCACCGCATTGGCGTGATGTGGCATACGCAGGGTTCGGGTAAATCTATTTCCATGTTGTTTTATGCCGGCAAACTGCTTGCGCAGCCTGAATTGAAAAATCCTACCATTGTGGTGGTCACCGACCGCAACGATTTGGACGGTCAGCTTTTCCAAACCTTTTCTTCAGGCAAAGATTTAATCAAACAAACACCGCAACAAGTGGAAGACAGCGATCAACTGCGCCAACTGCTCGCGCAAAATGAAGTCGGCGGCGTGTTTTTTACGACGATTCAGAAATTCGCCCTAAATGAGGAAGAAAGCTGCTTCCCTGTTTTAAATGAGCGCAGCAATATTATTGTAATCAGCGATGAGGCACACCGCAGCCAATATGGCTTTACGCAAAAATTGCATAAAGGCAAATTTCAGGCAGGCTACGCCCGCCATTTGCGCGATGCGCTACCTAATGCTTCGTTTATCGGTTTTACCGGTACGCCGATTAGCCTAGAAGATAAGGACACGCAAGATGTGTTTGGGCGTTATGTGTCGATTTATGACTTGCAAGATGCGGTGGAAGATGGCGCAACGGTGCCGATTGTGTATGAAGCGCGCCAAATCCGCTTAAACGAAAAAGAACACGATGAACTATTCAAAGAAATTGATGATTTGCTGGAAGAGGAGCAATCCCCTGCCCTGCGTTTGCAGGAAAAATTGCTGGGTTCGCAAGCCCGCCTTGCCGATTTAGCCGCAGATTTTGTGCAGCATTTTGCCAAACGCAATGAAGTGGTCGATAGCAAAGCAATGATAGTGGTTTCCAGTCGTCAGATTTGCGTGGACTTATACAATGAAATCATCAAACTGCGTCCTGAATGGCATTCGGACAATATTAACGAAGGGGCGATTAAAATTGTGATGACAGGTTCTGCTTCCGATGCGCCGGAAATGCAGAAACACGTTTACAGTAAACAGGAAAAACAAACGCTGGAACGCCGCTTTAAAGACCCAAACGATCCGCTGAAAGTGGTGATTGTGCGCGATATGTGGCTGACGGGCTTTGATGCGCCTTGTTGTAATACGATGTATATCGACAAGCCGATGCAGGGGCATAACCTGATGCAGGCGATTGCTCGGGTTAACCGTGTATTCCGTAATAAAAGCCGAGAAAATGGCGGCTTGATTGTGGATTATGTAGGCATTGCTGACGAGCTCAAAAAAGCCACCCGGCAATACACCAATTCGCAAGGCAAGGGCAAGCTGACGGATAGCGTGATTGATGTGTTCTTTAAAATGAAAGAGCATTTAGAATTTGTGCGTAGCCTGTTTGCAACGCCGGTTGAAGGGAAAACGTTTGATGTTCAAGCCGCCTTAGAGAAGGACGAACCACATGAATTACTAATGGCGATTCGTTTTGCCGCCAACCATATTTTAAGTCTTGATCAATTACCTTTTGATGGCAAAGCGCACGAGCAACATTGGTTTGATAAAAAAGAAGCCGAGCCTCGCAAAAAAGCCTTTTTGAAAGCGGCTGGCTTGGTGAAAAAAGGTTATATGCTATGTGGTGCCTTAGCGGAAGTCGAGCCATACAACCAAGAGATTGCCTTTTATGATGCCGTGCGTGCCATTCTCACTAAGCGCGAACAAAACGGCACGGGCACAAATGAAAGACAGATTTTATTAAAAAAATTGGTCAATCAAACCGTCTATTCCGAAGGCGTCATTGATTTATTTGATCTGCTGGAAAAACCGCAGCCACAAATCAGCCTGCTTTCCGAAGAGTTTTTACAGACCATCAAAAACAGCCCGACGAAGAATTTATGGGTCAGCGCAATGGAGCGGTATTTGGCAAGCGAAATCAAAGCCAAATCAGGTGCAAACCTCACCTTGCAAAAAGACTTTGAGCAACGTTTGAAAGAAGCCTTAAACCAATATCACAACCACAATTTAAGCGTGGTAGAAATTTTGGATGAGCTCTTCAAAATGAGCCAAGACTTCCAAGAACGCTTAGCTTTAGGTGAAAAGTTAGGCTTGAAAAAAGAAGAATTGGCATTCTATGAAGCACTTGCACAAAACCAAAGCGCACGGGAACTGATGGGCGATGAAGTGCTTTCCAAACTAGCCAAAGAAATTACTGATACATTAAAACGCTCAGTTACGATTGACTGGCAATACAAAGAAGGCGTTCGTGCCAAAATGCGTATTCTCGTGAAACGCGCCTTGCAACGCTACAAATATCCGCCGGATAAACAAGAAGAAGCCGTGAGCTATGTGATTAAGCAAGCGGAAGAAATTGCAGAAGAATTAGCCCAGTAA